One part of the Streptomyces sp. NBC_00286 genome encodes these proteins:
- a CDS encoding GH92 family glycosyl hydrolase — MRHRSRHRWGSTALLGTTALALVVASQGAAVARPVQAAAADREFTSSFEADDPAPDWLNTVDTTPDGTKRSSGVDGGFSTGIPGNVTEHVTDVRASAENTGGGEVKENLVDVEPSTKWLTFAPTGWAEFDLDAPVKLATYALTSANDHDERDPVDWTLKGSTDGKDWKTLDSRTGESFGERFQTKSYNLAEPAEYQHFRLDFTKNNGASDALQLADVQFSTGGDEEPVPKDMLSLVDRGPSGSPTAKAGAGFTGKRALRYAGTHKADGRAYSYNKVFDVNVRVGRNTELAYRIFPSMADGDRDYAATNASVDLAFTDGTYLSGLRATDQHGFALTPQGQGAAKVLYVNQWNNVASRIGSVAAGKTVDRILVAYDSPKGPAKFRGWLDDVALRSVAPEKPKAHLSDYALTTRGTNSSSAFSRGNNFPATAVPHGFNFWTPVTNAGSLSWLYDYARANNADNLPTIQAFSASHEPSPWMGDRQTFQVMPSAASGTPDTGREARELAFRHGNETARPYYYGVRFENGLKAEMAPTDHAAALRFTYPGDDASVLFDNVTDQAGLTLDKENGTVTGYSDVKSGLSTGATRLFVYGTFDAPVTDGDASGVKGHLRFDAGPDRTVTLRLATSLISVDQAKDNLRQEIPDGTSFDTVKSRAQKQWDRILGKVEVEGATPDQLTTLYSSLYRLYLYPNSGFEKVGSKYQYASPFSPMPGPDTPTHTGAKIVDGKVYVNNGFWDTYRTTWPAYSLLTPGQAGEMVDGFVQHYKDGGWTSRWSSPGYADLMTGTSSDVAFADAYVKGVDFDAKSAYEAALKNATVVPPSSGVGRKGMGTSPFLGYTSTDTKEGLSWALEGYLNDYGIAKMGQALYKKTGEKRYREESEYFLDRAQDYVNLFDDKAGFFQGRNEKGDWRVESAKYDPRVWGYDYTETNGWGYAFTAPQDSRGLANLYGGRSGLAEKLDEYFATPETASPEFVGSYGGVIHEMTEARDVRMGMYGHSNQVAHHVNYMYDAAGQPWKTQKNVREVLSRLYTGSEIGQGYHGDEDNGEQSAWFLFSALGFYPLVMGSGEYAVGSPLFTKATVHLDNGRDLVIKAPKNSAKNVYVQGLKVNGRTWTSTSLPHSLISRGGVLEFDMGPKPSSWGTGKNAAPPSITDDGKVPSPRADVIEGEGSLFDNTSATAGSAASIDLPIAKGAKAVQYTLTSSDRAKAPKGWVLQGSSDDGSTWKDLDKRSGESFAWDKQTRAFSIAKPGTYERYRLVLDGEATLAEVELLA; from the coding sequence ATGCGGCACAGATCTCGGCACAGATGGGGTTCCACGGCACTTCTCGGAACGACGGCATTAGCACTGGTGGTGGCCTCGCAGGGCGCCGCCGTCGCCCGCCCGGTCCAAGCGGCGGCAGCAGACCGGGAGTTCACCTCTTCCTTCGAGGCGGACGATCCGGCCCCCGACTGGCTCAATACGGTCGATACGACACCTGACGGGACGAAACGCTCCTCGGGCGTGGACGGCGGCTTCAGCACCGGCATCCCCGGCAATGTCACCGAGCACGTCACCGACGTCCGCGCGAGCGCCGAGAACACCGGCGGCGGCGAGGTGAAGGAGAACCTCGTCGACGTCGAACCGAGCACCAAGTGGCTGACCTTCGCGCCCACCGGCTGGGCCGAGTTCGACCTGGACGCCCCGGTCAAGCTGGCCACCTACGCGCTGACCTCGGCCAACGACCACGACGAGCGCGACCCCGTGGACTGGACCCTGAAGGGCTCCACGGACGGCAAGGACTGGAAGACCCTCGACAGCCGCACCGGCGAATCCTTCGGCGAGCGCTTCCAGACGAAGTCGTACAACCTCGCCGAGCCGGCCGAGTACCAGCACTTCCGGCTCGACTTCACCAAGAACAACGGCGCCTCCGACGCCCTGCAACTCGCCGACGTGCAGTTCTCGACCGGCGGCGACGAGGAGCCCGTACCCAAGGACATGCTCTCCCTCGTGGACCGCGGCCCAAGCGGCTCCCCGACCGCGAAGGCGGGCGCCGGCTTCACCGGCAAGCGAGCCCTGCGCTACGCGGGCACCCACAAGGCGGACGGCCGCGCCTACTCGTACAACAAGGTCTTCGACGTCAACGTCCGCGTCGGGCGGAACACCGAGCTGGCGTACCGGATCTTCCCGTCGATGGCGGACGGCGACCGCGACTACGCCGCCACCAACGCGTCCGTGGACCTGGCCTTCACCGACGGCACCTACCTGAGTGGCCTGCGCGCCACCGACCAGCACGGATTCGCGCTGACCCCGCAGGGGCAGGGCGCCGCCAAGGTCCTGTACGTCAACCAGTGGAACAACGTCGCCTCACGGATCGGGTCGGTCGCGGCCGGCAAGACGGTGGACCGGATCCTGGTCGCGTACGACTCCCCCAAGGGCCCCGCGAAGTTCCGCGGCTGGCTGGACGACGTGGCGCTGCGGTCCGTAGCTCCCGAGAAGCCCAAGGCGCATCTGTCCGACTACGCGCTGACGACCCGCGGCACCAACTCCAGCAGCGCCTTCTCGCGCGGCAACAACTTCCCCGCCACGGCCGTGCCGCATGGCTTCAACTTCTGGACGCCGGTCACCAACGCGGGCTCGCTCAGCTGGCTGTACGACTACGCACGTGCGAACAACGCGGACAACCTGCCGACCATCCAGGCGTTCAGCGCCAGCCACGAACCCAGCCCCTGGATGGGCGACCGGCAGACCTTCCAGGTGATGCCGTCGGCCGCCTCCGGCACCCCGGACACGGGACGTGAGGCCCGGGAGCTCGCCTTCCGGCACGGGAACGAGACGGCACGCCCGTACTACTACGGAGTCCGCTTCGAGAACGGCCTCAAGGCCGAAATGGCGCCCACGGATCACGCGGCGGCCCTCCGCTTCACCTACCCCGGTGACGACGCGAGCGTGCTCTTCGACAACGTCACCGACCAGGCGGGCCTGACCCTGGACAAGGAGAACGGGACCGTCACCGGCTACTCGGACGTGAAGTCCGGACTGTCGACGGGCGCGACACGGCTCTTCGTGTACGGAACCTTCGACGCACCCGTGACCGACGGAGACGCGTCCGGAGTCAAGGGCCATCTGCGCTTCGACGCGGGCCCCGACCGCACCGTGACTCTCCGCCTGGCGACCTCGCTCATCAGCGTCGACCAGGCCAAGGACAACCTCCGCCAGGAGATCCCCGACGGCACGTCCTTCGACACGGTCAAGTCGCGCGCCCAGAAACAGTGGGACCGGATCCTCGGCAAGGTGGAGGTGGAAGGCGCGACGCCGGACCAGCTGACGACGCTGTACTCCAGCCTCTACCGGCTGTACCTGTATCCCAACTCCGGCTTCGAGAAGGTGGGGTCGAAGTACCAGTACGCCTCCCCCTTCTCGCCGATGCCCGGCCCGGACACCCCGACGCACACCGGGGCGAAGATCGTCGACGGCAAGGTGTACGTCAACAATGGCTTCTGGGACACGTATCGGACGACCTGGCCGGCGTACTCGCTGCTGACGCCAGGTCAGGCGGGCGAGATGGTCGACGGTTTCGTGCAGCACTACAAGGACGGCGGCTGGACCTCGCGCTGGTCCTCGCCCGGGTACGCGGATCTGATGACCGGCACGTCCTCGGATGTGGCGTTCGCCGACGCGTACGTCAAGGGCGTCGACTTCGACGCCAAGTCGGCGTACGAGGCGGCCCTGAAGAACGCGACCGTGGTCCCGCCCTCGTCCGGAGTCGGCCGCAAGGGGATGGGCACCTCGCCGTTCCTCGGCTACACGAGCACCGACACCAAAGAGGGCCTGTCGTGGGCGCTCGAGGGCTACCTCAACGACTACGGCATCGCGAAGATGGGCCAGGCCCTCTACAAGAAGACGGGCGAGAAGCGCTACAGAGAGGAGTCGGAGTACTTCCTCGACCGGGCCCAGGACTACGTCAACCTCTTCGATGACAAGGCCGGTTTCTTCCAGGGCCGTAACGAGAAGGGCGACTGGCGGGTCGAGTCCGCCAAGTACGACCCGCGCGTGTGGGGTTACGACTACACCGAGACGAACGGCTGGGGTTACGCCTTCACCGCACCCCAGGACTCCCGTGGCCTGGCGAACCTGTATGGGGGACGGTCGGGGCTCGCGGAGAAGCTGGACGAGTACTTCGCCACGCCCGAGACGGCATCGCCGGAGTTCGTCGGCTCGTACGGCGGCGTCATCCATGAGATGACCGAGGCACGAGACGTACGGATGGGCATGTACGGCCACTCCAACCAGGTTGCCCACCACGTCAACTACATGTACGACGCGGCCGGCCAGCCCTGGAAGACCCAGAAGAACGTCCGCGAGGTGCTGTCGCGCCTGTACACCGGCAGCGAGATCGGGCAGGGCTACCACGGCGACGAGGACAACGGCGAGCAGTCGGCCTGGTTCCTGTTCTCCGCGCTGGGCTTCTATCCGCTCGTGATGGGCAGCGGCGAATACGCTGTCGGCTCCCCGCTGTTCACCAAGGCGACGGTCCATCTGGACAACGGCAGGGACCTGGTCATCAAGGCGCCCAAGAACAGCGCGAAGAACGTGTACGTACAGGGGTTGAAGGTCAACGGCCGTACGTGGACGTCGACTTCACTCCCCCACTCGCTGATCTCCCGCGGCGGGGTTCTGGAGTTCGACATGGGCCCGAAGCCGTCGTCGTGGGGCACGGGGAAGAACGCGGCGCCGCCGTCGATCACGGATGACGGCAAGGTGCCGTCGCCACGGGCCGATGTCATCGAGGGGGAAGGGTCGTTGTTCGACAACACGTCGGCGACGGCCGGTTCCGCGGCCTCCATCGATCTCCCAATCGCCAAGGGGGCGAAGGCAGTTCAGTACACGCTCACGTCGTCGGATCGGGCGAAGGCTCCGAAGGGCTGGGTCCTCCAGGGCTCCTCCGACGACGGCAGTACGTGGAAGGACCTCGACAAACGCTCCGGCGAGTCCTTCGCCTGGGACAAGCAGACGCGCGCGTTCTCGATCGCCAAGCCGGGAACGTACGAGCGCTATCGGCTGGTCCTCGATGGCGAGGCGACGCTGGCGGAGGTGGAGTTGCTGGCCTGA
- a CDS encoding PIN domain-containing protein, which yields MRYLLDSSALWRLLRDRELHEAWRPVVMDGDVLSCYPQRAEFLRSARDSKEYRAFSDMFADLYDDVSVAKSAGQWVSAFQERAADQGAHRALSAVDLQICATAAHHGLVVLHDDADFVTASRFAVELSQHNVHDGPRN from the coding sequence ATGCGCTACCTGCTCGATTCCTCGGCGCTGTGGCGCCTGCTCCGGGACCGCGAGCTTCATGAGGCATGGAGACCGGTGGTCATGGACGGAGACGTTCTCTCCTGCTACCCGCAGCGAGCGGAGTTCCTCCGGTCCGCACGTGACTCCAAGGAGTACAGAGCGTTCAGCGACATGTTCGCAGACCTCTACGACGATGTTTCCGTAGCCAAGAGCGCAGGCCAATGGGTCAGCGCCTTCCAGGAGCGGGCAGCAGACCAAGGTGCGCACAGGGCACTCTCGGCCGTCGACCTCCAGATCTGCGCAACGGCGGCCCACCACGGACTCGTCGTTCTCCATGACGACGCCGACTTCGTCACGGCGTCCCGGTTCGCTGTGGAACTGAGCCAGCACAACGTCCACGACGGCCCTCGCAATTGA
- a CDS encoding type II toxin-antitoxin system VapB family antitoxin, translating to MYIREVSVALTHIDIDDESLETAKRLGGHRTKTAAVAAALEAYNKRLARAAAYDRYFEMAQDWDIEGAEQAHRADKKAVRP from the coding sequence ATGTACATTCGGGAGGTCTCGGTGGCGCTCACCCACATCGATATCGACGATGAATCCCTGGAGACAGCCAAACGCCTGGGCGGCCACCGGACCAAGACGGCCGCGGTGGCAGCGGCACTGGAGGCGTACAACAAGCGACTGGCTCGAGCAGCGGCGTACGACAGATATTTCGAGATGGCCCAGGACTGGGACATCGAGGGAGCCGAGCAGGCTCACCGCGCGGACAAGAAGGCTGTACGTCCGTGA
- a CDS encoding lytic polysaccharide monooxygenase auxiliary activity family 9 protein: MSPRNPRLLPLAASTRFRAWLLVLLALVVTAPALGLVVASGGEAEAHGTPMKPGSRTFLCWQDGLTDTGEIKPVNPACKAAQQVSGTTPFYNWFSVLRSDGAGRTRGFVPDGELCSGGNTNFTGFNTPSDKWPLTHLTSGATVDFSYNAWAAHPGWFYVYITKDGFDPTKPLTWNDMEERPFLSVDHPPLNGSPGTVEANYSWSGKLPEGKDGRHIIYMVWQRSDSQETFYSCSDVVFDGGNGEVTGIREPGNPTEPVQGTCTATRKTTGSWNGGYQSEVTVTNSGDVSMLGWMVDWTLPSGQKVESLWSGNATYSGQNVMVHNVDWNGSLDPGESTTFGYTVEGSGGDATATLPCRVG; encoded by the coding sequence ATGAGTCCTCGAAATCCTCGATTACTGCCCTTAGCGGCATCAACTCGCTTCAGAGCATGGCTACTTGTGCTGCTCGCCCTCGTCGTCACCGCCCCCGCACTCGGCCTCGTGGTCGCGTCCGGCGGCGAGGCGGAGGCCCACGGCACCCCCATGAAACCCGGCAGCCGAACCTTCCTGTGCTGGCAGGACGGCCTGACCGACACCGGTGAGATCAAGCCCGTGAACCCGGCCTGCAAGGCGGCGCAGCAGGTCAGCGGCACGACGCCGTTCTACAACTGGTTCTCCGTACTGCGCTCGGACGGCGCCGGCCGCACCCGCGGTTTCGTGCCCGACGGCGAGCTGTGCAGCGGCGGCAACACCAACTTCACCGGCTTCAACACCCCGAGCGACAAGTGGCCGTTGACCCACCTGACCTCGGGCGCGACCGTCGACTTTTCGTACAACGCATGGGCCGCGCACCCGGGTTGGTTCTACGTCTACATCACCAAGGACGGCTTCGACCCGACCAAGCCGCTCACCTGGAACGACATGGAGGAACGGCCGTTCCTGAGTGTCGACCACCCGCCGCTCAACGGCTCCCCGGGCACGGTCGAGGCCAACTACTCCTGGTCCGGCAAGCTTCCGGAGGGCAAGGACGGACGCCACATCATCTACATGGTCTGGCAGCGCTCCGACAGCCAGGAGACCTTCTACTCCTGCTCCGACGTCGTCTTCGACGGCGGAAACGGCGAGGTCACGGGCATCCGCGAGCCCGGCAATCCCACCGAGCCGGTGCAGGGCACCTGCACGGCCACCCGCAAGACGACGGGCAGCTGGAACGGCGGCTACCAGTCCGAGGTGACCGTCACCAACTCCGGCGACGTCTCGATGCTCGGCTGGATGGTCGACTGGACGCTGCCCAGCGGCCAGAAGGTCGAGAGCCTCTGGAGCGGCAATGCGACGTACAGCGGGCAGAACGTGATGGTCCACAACGTCGACTGGAACGGCTCGCTGGATCCGGGGGAGAGCACGACGTTCGGGTACACGGTCGAGGGCTCGGGGGGTGACGCAACGGCGACCCTGCCTTGCCGGGTCGGCTGA
- a CDS encoding MarR family winged helix-turn-helix transcriptional regulator: MNQQPGPDSEHLHFWSFIDHAVDRVGRELPGVDPLAMRLVLTLHRAANMLVYDLESTVHRPRGWSWPGFRILFAIWLSGPVEAKKVAELSGMSRAAVSALVNTLERDGLVSKERASYDGRAVRLALTDAGLEAITTAFRAHNEREQEWAGSLSEEEQRTLIDLLGKLTAHSAHFDARHRA, translated from the coding sequence GTGAACCAGCAGCCGGGCCCGGACAGCGAGCACCTGCACTTCTGGTCGTTCATCGACCACGCCGTCGACCGCGTCGGCCGGGAGTTGCCCGGCGTCGACCCGCTCGCCATGCGGCTGGTGCTCACCCTGCACCGGGCGGCCAACATGCTCGTGTACGACCTAGAGTCCACCGTGCACCGTCCTCGCGGCTGGTCGTGGCCGGGCTTCCGGATCCTGTTCGCGATCTGGCTGTCGGGCCCGGTGGAGGCGAAGAAGGTCGCCGAGCTTTCCGGTATGAGCAGGGCGGCCGTATCGGCACTGGTGAACACCCTGGAGCGGGACGGCCTGGTCAGCAAGGAGCGTGCCTCGTACGACGGGCGCGCGGTCCGGCTCGCCCTCACGGACGCCGGACTGGAAGCGATCACCACCGCGTTCCGGGCCCACAACGAGCGCGAACAGGAATGGGCCGGCTCGCTCAGCGAAGAGGAGCAACGCACTCTCATCGACCTGCTGGGCAAGCTGACCGCCCACTCCGCCCACTTCGACGCCCGGCACCGCGCGTGA
- a CDS encoding flavin reductase family protein gives MPESLAPPSPGALRACMSRFATGVTVVTYAGNDGPRGATMNSFTSVSAEPPLVLISIARRARCHDQLVDRPFCVNILGAEQEPLARQFAGAKGAAEPRWVEGARVPRLAHPLAWAECDPWRSYDGGDHTLVLGRVTDLGHRDGDALTYAWSRFGTAAESADGIEHLI, from the coding sequence ATGCCTGAATCACTCGCCCCACCCAGCCCCGGCGCGCTGCGTGCCTGCATGTCGCGGTTCGCGACCGGCGTCACCGTCGTGACGTACGCGGGCAACGACGGCCCGCGCGGCGCGACGATGAACTCCTTCACGTCCGTCTCCGCCGAACCCCCACTGGTGCTCATCAGCATCGCCCGCCGGGCCCGCTGCCACGACCAGCTCGTCGACCGGCCGTTCTGTGTGAACATCCTCGGCGCCGAACAGGAGCCGCTGGCCCGGCAGTTCGCCGGGGCAAAGGGCGCGGCGGAGCCCCGCTGGGTGGAGGGCGCCCGCGTCCCCCGCCTCGCGCATCCGCTCGCCTGGGCCGAGTGCGACCCGTGGCGCTCGTACGACGGCGGCGACCACACCCTCGTCCTCGGCCGCGTCACCGATCTCGGTCACCGCGACGGCGACGCCCTCACCTATGCCTGGAGCCGCTTCGGCACGGCGGCCGAGTCCGCCGACGGCATCGAACACCTCATCTGA
- the hpaB gene encoding 4-hydroxyphenylacetate 3-monooxygenase, oxygenase component, producing the protein MAARTGKEYLDRLAASRPTVHIQGETLTGGVQDHPAFRNVVRTYAELYDLQHSADHRDTLTYSSPSSGEPVGTSFLTPKTPGDLVKRRKAFKVWADHSNGMLGRTGDYMNSSLMALASAADWFAQANPAFGENIRRYYEKVREEDLLCTHTLIPPQVNRSVAGTQQAGGKLAARIVKEDDNGVVIHGARMLATIAPFADEMLVFPSTVLRGTPEDKPYSYAFAIPNDAPGLRYIAREPLDHDRPRHDHPLASRFEESDCVVVFDNVHVPYERCFALGDAELCNGFYTQTSSVVHMTHQVVTRTTAKTEYVLGLVSLLTEAIGIEQFQHVQEDIAEIITTLEMLRAFLRAAEADAELNEHGVLTPAFAPLNAARNLYPKLYQRFPQILRKLGASGLMATPTELDITGPAAEDIEAYLQSATLTGPERVRLFRLVWDTCISAFSSRQALYEYYFFGDPVRMAGAYVKSYDREPHKAKVQAFLERS; encoded by the coding sequence ATGGCCGCACGCACCGGCAAGGAATACCTCGATCGCCTCGCCGCCTCCCGCCCCACCGTCCACATCCAGGGCGAGACCCTCACCGGCGGTGTCCAGGACCACCCCGCGTTCCGCAACGTGGTGCGCACCTATGCCGAGCTGTACGACCTCCAGCACTCCGCCGACCACAGAGACACCCTCACTTACAGCTCCCCCTCCTCCGGTGAGCCGGTCGGCACGTCTTTCCTCACCCCGAAGACGCCGGGAGACCTGGTCAAGCGCCGCAAGGCGTTCAAGGTGTGGGCCGACCACAGCAACGGCATGCTCGGCCGCACCGGCGACTACATGAACAGTTCCCTGATGGCGCTCGCCTCGGCCGCCGACTGGTTCGCCCAGGCGAACCCGGCATTCGGCGAGAACATTCGCCGCTACTACGAGAAGGTCCGCGAAGAGGACCTGCTGTGCACCCACACCCTTATCCCGCCGCAGGTCAACCGGTCCGTCGCCGGTACCCAGCAGGCCGGCGGCAAGCTGGCCGCGCGGATCGTGAAGGAGGACGACAACGGGGTCGTGATCCACGGTGCGCGCATGCTTGCCACCATCGCCCCGTTCGCCGACGAGATGCTCGTCTTCCCGTCCACGGTGCTGCGCGGCACCCCCGAGGACAAGCCGTACTCGTACGCCTTCGCCATCCCCAACGACGCCCCCGGCCTGCGCTACATCGCCCGCGAGCCCCTCGACCATGACCGCCCGCGCCACGACCACCCCCTGGCCTCCCGCTTCGAGGAGTCCGACTGCGTGGTCGTCTTCGACAACGTGCACGTGCCCTACGAGCGCTGCTTCGCCCTCGGTGACGCCGAGCTGTGCAACGGCTTCTACACACAGACCTCGTCCGTGGTGCACATGACCCACCAGGTCGTCACCCGCACCACCGCCAAGACCGAGTACGTGCTCGGCCTCGTGTCGCTGCTGACCGAGGCCATCGGCATCGAGCAGTTCCAGCACGTCCAGGAGGACATCGCCGAGATCATCACCACGCTGGAGATGCTGCGGGCCTTCCTGCGCGCCGCCGAGGCCGACGCCGAGCTCAACGAGCACGGCGTCCTCACCCCGGCCTTCGCCCCGCTCAACGCCGCCCGGAACCTCTACCCCAAGCTCTACCAGCGCTTCCCGCAGATCCTGCGCAAGCTCGGCGCCTCCGGTCTGATGGCCACTCCGACCGAACTCGACATCACCGGCCCAGCCGCCGAGGACATCGAGGCGTACCTGCAGTCCGCGACCCTGACCGGCCCCGAGCGGGTCAGGCTCTTCCGCCTGGTGTGGGACACCTGCATCTCCGCGTTCTCAAGCCGCCAGGCGCTGTACGAGTACTACTTCTTCGGCGATCCGGTCCGTATGGCGGGCGCGTACGTGAAGTCCTACGACCGTGAGCCCCACAAGGCCAAGGTGCAGGCATTCCTGGAGCGCTCCTGA
- a CDS encoding fumarylacetoacetate hydrolase family protein, whose protein sequence is MTHPLGNPPTKIIAVHLNYPSRARERGRTPSQPSYFLKPPSSLAGTKEAIVRPAGCELLGFEGEIALVIGSRAQRVAPEDGWSYVRWVTAANDAGVYDLRYADRGSNLRSKGADGFTPIGPRLLDARRMDPAALRLRTWVNGEVVQDDTTDALLFPFGQLVADLSRLVTLEPGDVILTGTPAGASVVRPGDLVEVEVTGGELSTGRLRNPIAEGDTLAPYGAMPRTDPAEREAAYGAAYEPMPLLPPGLADGLRSVAVATLSAQLRGRGLPHMSIDDVRPLTPGTRMVGVAHTLRYLPLREDLFKQYGTGMNAQKRAIEELRPGHVLVMDARRDPTAGTLGDILALRAARRGAAGVVTDGAVRDSAAVAGLGLPVYAASRHPSVLGRRHVPWDTGVPVGCGGALVQPGDLIVGDDDGVIVVPPDLADELIADCREQERQERFITEQVAAGESVDGLYPLGPAWRDAYENWCKGETQ, encoded by the coding sequence ATGACGCACCCGCTCGGGAACCCGCCGACGAAGATCATCGCGGTCCACCTCAACTACCCCAGTCGGGCGAGGGAACGCGGCCGGACTCCCTCCCAGCCGTCGTACTTCCTGAAGCCGCCGTCGTCCCTGGCGGGCACGAAGGAGGCGATCGTCCGCCCCGCCGGGTGCGAACTCCTCGGCTTCGAGGGGGAGATCGCCCTCGTGATCGGCTCTCGCGCGCAGCGTGTGGCACCGGAGGACGGCTGGTCGTACGTCCGCTGGGTGACGGCCGCGAACGACGCGGGTGTGTACGACCTGCGCTACGCCGACCGGGGCTCCAACCTCCGTTCCAAGGGCGCGGACGGCTTCACGCCGATCGGACCGCGCCTGCTGGACGCCCGCCGAATGGACCCGGCCGCACTGCGGTTGCGAACCTGGGTGAACGGCGAGGTGGTGCAGGACGACACGACGGACGCACTCCTGTTCCCCTTCGGGCAGCTCGTCGCCGACCTGTCACGGCTGGTCACCCTGGAACCGGGGGACGTCATCCTCACCGGCACCCCGGCAGGCGCCTCTGTCGTGCGGCCCGGGGACCTCGTGGAGGTCGAGGTCACCGGCGGAGAGCTCTCCACCGGGCGGCTGCGCAACCCGATCGCCGAAGGTGACACGCTCGCTCCGTACGGCGCGATGCCCAGGACCGACCCGGCCGAGCGGGAGGCCGCCTACGGAGCCGCCTACGAACCGATGCCGCTGCTCCCCCCGGGACTGGCCGACGGGCTGCGCTCGGTCGCCGTCGCCACCCTCAGTGCACAACTGCGGGGGCGTGGGCTGCCGCACATGTCGATCGACGACGTGCGCCCTCTCACACCCGGCACACGCATGGTGGGTGTCGCCCACACTCTGCGCTACCTGCCACTGCGTGAGGACCTCTTCAAGCAGTACGGCACCGGAATGAACGCCCAGAAGCGGGCCATCGAGGAGCTGCGCCCCGGACACGTCCTGGTGATGGACGCCCGGCGCGATCCGACCGCCGGCACGCTCGGCGACATCCTCGCGCTGCGGGCCGCCAGGCGGGGCGCTGCCGGGGTCGTCACCGACGGCGCGGTCCGCGACAGCGCCGCCGTCGCCGGCCTGGGCCTGCCGGTGTACGCGGCAAGCAGACACCCCTCCGTCCTGGGCCGCCGGCATGTCCCCTGGGACACCGGCGTACCGGTCGGGTGCGGCGGGGCCCTGGTGCAGCCGGGGGACCTGATCGTCGGCGACGACGACGGCGTGATCGTCGTGCCCCCCGACCTGGCCGACGAGCTGATCGCCGACTGCCGCGAGCAGGAACGGCAGGAGCGTTTCATCACCGAGCAGGTCGCCGCGGGCGAGAGCGTCGACGGCCTCTATCCGCTGGGCCCGGCCTGGCGGGACGCCTACGAGAACTGGTGCAAGGGAGAAACACAGTGA
- the dapA gene encoding 4-hydroxy-tetrahydrodipicolinate synthase, whose protein sequence is MKFRSDPSAIRGSIAPVVTPFTAQGAVDHDGLRALIRFQLESGSHGISLGGSTGEPSAQSVAERIAGMRTAVEEIGDRVAFLPGTGSHKLDETLELTAAAQELGADAALVITPYYARPTQEALYQWYARVAREFPDLPIVAYNVPSRTAVDIAPETVKRLFTDFENFVGVKETTKDFEHFSRVLHACGRSLLVWSGIELLCLPLLALGGAGFVSAVANLAPNAVARMYELWEAGEFDAARDLHYRLHPLVDLLFVETNPAPAKWVLARQGRIASDLVRPPLTTPTEAGLTKIRALLAEGGDLTAPIGADK, encoded by the coding sequence GTGAAGTTCCGCAGCGACCCTTCGGCGATCCGCGGGTCCATCGCCCCCGTCGTCACGCCGTTCACCGCGCAGGGCGCCGTCGACCATGACGGCCTGCGCGCCCTGATCCGCTTCCAGCTGGAGTCCGGTTCGCACGGCATCTCGCTCGGCGGCTCGACGGGCGAGCCGAGCGCGCAGAGCGTCGCCGAGCGAATCGCGGGGATGCGCACCGCTGTCGAGGAGATCGGCGACCGGGTGGCCTTCCTGCCCGGCACGGGCTCGCACAAGCTGGACGAAACCCTCGAACTCACCGCAGCAGCACAGGAGTTGGGTGCGGACGCGGCGCTGGTCATCACGCCGTACTACGCGCGGCCCACCCAGGAGGCCCTCTACCAGTGGTACGCAAGGGTGGCCCGGGAGTTCCCGGACCTGCCGATCGTCGCCTACAACGTGCCCTCCCGCACGGCCGTCGACATCGCGCCGGAGACGGTGAAGCGGCTGTTCACCGACTTCGAGAACTTCGTCGGGGTCAAGGAGACCACGAAGGACTTCGAGCACTTCTCCCGTGTGCTGCACGCCTGCGGACGCTCGCTGCTGGTGTGGTCGGGCATCGAGTTGCTGTGCCTGCCGCTGCTGGCGCTGGGCGGGGCGGGGTTCGTGTCGGCGGTCGCCAATCTCGCGCCGAATGCCGTGGCCCGCATGTACGAGCTGTGGGAGGCGGGCGAGTTCGACGCCGCCCGTGATCTGCACTACCGGCTCCACCCGCTGGTCGACCTGTTGTTCGTCGAGACGAACCCCGCGCCCGCGAAGTGGGTGCTGGCCCGGCAGGGGCGCATCGCCTCGGACCTCGTCCGTCCGCCGCTGACCACGCCCACCGAGGCCGGTCTGACGAAGATCCGCGCGCTGCTCGCCGAGGGCGGCGACCTCACCGCACCGATCGGAGCCGACAAGTGA